The following are encoded in a window of Dysidea avara chromosome 4, odDysAvar1.4, whole genome shotgun sequence genomic DNA:
- the LOC136254422 gene encoding di-N-acetylchitobiase-like: protein MKLLAILIVLFGYCYGETLLSKGTSDFSDCPCSNSDLCKPLDIGPRKEVVGFVTAKDNWKSYNYTYLTTLAIFGDLDPELVCFAHEKKIRVVLAESFELKQLENFDYRDHWISAAIDKVKSSYLDGINIDVEEASKGDTLFMVFLDEISTAFHREIPGCSVSADVAWSPKCIDGRCYDHLSMANYMDFLVVMAYDERSQIHGPCVASANSALPTTATGIREFIQLGIHPWKLVLGQPWYGYDYPCTHLDADDTCHIREVPFRGINCSDAAGTQVSYYNILKLMTSESAERKWDDTLKSPYFNYMDTNHTSHQVWYDDPESLGLKSSYAHLQGLRGMAFWNIDQLDYTGDSKEDDVNVPIWSTLDHYFDDDYWYL from the coding sequence ATGAAGTTGTTAGCAATTCTAATAGTTCTCTTTGGTTACTGTTATGGAGAAACACTCCTCAGTAAGGGAACTAGTGACTTCTCAGACTGTCCTTGTTCAAATTCAGATTTGTGTAAGCCATTAGACATTGGCCCAAGGAAGGAGGTTGTCGGCTTTGTCACTGCCAAGGACAACTGGAAGAGTTACAACTACACGTATTTGACCACTCTTGCAATCTTCGGTGACCTTGATCCTGAACTGGTTTGCTTTGCTCATGAGAAGAAAATCCGAGTGGTATTAGCAGAGAGTTTTGAACTTAAACAATTGGAAAATTTTGACTACCGGGACCACTGGATAAGTGCAGCTATTGACAAAGTAAAGAGTTCTTATCTTGACGGCATCAACATTGATGTGGAAGAGGCCAGTAAAGGTGATACCCTCTTCATGGTGTTTTTAGATGAGATATCGACAGCATTTCATAGGGAAATCCCCGGGTGTTCTGTAAGCGCTGATGTTGCTTGGTCACCAAAGTGTATTGATGGCAGATGTTATGATCACCTCAGCATGGCTAACTACATGGACTTTCTAGTAGTAATGGCTTATGATGAACGTAGTCAGATTCATGGACCATGTGTAGCAAGTGCTAATTCAGCTTTGCCAACCACGGCCACTGGTATAAGAGAGTTCATCCAACTTGGTATACACCCATGGAAGCTTGTACTAGGACAGCCATGGTATGGTTATGATTACCCATGCACTCATCTTGACGCTGACGACACTTGTCACATACGTGAAGTCCCTTTCCGTGGCATTAACTGCAGTGACGCAGCTGGCACCCAGGTATCCTATTACAACATATTGAAATTAATGACATCTGAGAGTGCCGAAAGGAAATGGGACGATACACTAAAATCACCTTATTTCAATTACATGGATACCAACCATACATCCCATCAAGTGTGGTACGATGACCCAGAGAGTCTTGGCCTCAAGTCTTCATATGCTCACTTGCAAGGATTAAGGGGAATGGCATTCTGGAACATTGATCAACTAGACTATACTGGTGACTCTAAAGAGGATGATGTCAATGTACCAATATGGTCAACACTTGATCATTATTTTGATGATGATTATTGGTATTTGTAA
- the LOC136254425 gene encoding protein FAM133-like → MAYPPPTDQNPYPPPTDQNPYPPSSSGQQDSGSYPPPYAADKSQEGTKRPAEAAVADLKAEEKKLKEDAKKLKEEKKEVKKQLKKVKKEKKKEKKRAKREGKSSSSSSSSSDDEMQ, encoded by the exons ATGGCTTATCCACCTCCTACCGACCAGAACCCCTACCCACCACCAACTGATCAAAATCCTTACCCACCATCCAGCTCTGGTCAACAG GATAGTGGTTCATATCCTCCACCTTATGCTGCTGACAAGAGTCAAGAAGGTACCAAGAGACCTGCAGAGGCTGCTGTTGCG GATCTTAAAGCTGAAGAGAAGAAATTGAAGGAAGATGCAAAGAAGTTAAAGGAAGAGAAGAAAGAAGTGAAAAAACAGCTCAAGAAGGTTAAAAAGGAAAAGAAGAAGGAGAAGAAACGTGCAAAACGTGAAGGCAAgagcagcagtagcagtagcagtagttcAGATGATGAGATGcagtaa